The genomic segment AGCGCCGCCTGGCCGAAGGAAGCAGCCTCGACTGGGTCGCCGGTGGCCATCGTCAGCGACGCCAGCTTGATCCCGGAAATCGCCCGCGAGCGAACGAAGGTGGCCGTATGTCCGGCAACCGCTGTCTCTAGGCGCTGCCTGGCTTCGCCTACAAATCGGCCATCGAGCGCGACATCGAACAGGGCATGGCCGGTATCGCCCGAGTGCTGGGCCGCGTCGTAGTACGACATCCACGGTGGGTCATTCGTCGGCGAGGCGTGCGCGAATTCGTCGTCGGCCTGGCCGACCGCTCGGACAGCTTCCTCGGTCCGATGGAGCTTGGCGAGCGCCCGCGCCCGCGCTGAGTGCAGCATCGCCCTTTCCGTTGCGGTCAGCCGATCGGCGCGCACCATCGCCAGTTCGATGAAGGTCAATCCGTCGTCGGGATGCCCGCACCAGATGGCTTGCCGCGCCATCGAGGACAGCACCTTGCCGCGGAGATGCCAGTCTCCGACCTCTTCAGCGCAGGTGAGGCCGAGCTGGAACATGCTGCGGGCATCGGCATGGGCGTAAGCGTCGAAGGCCATGAAGCCTGCTGTATGCCCGAGGAAACCGACCGCACTGTGCAGCTCTGTCCGGTGTTTCTCCGCGCAACCAGCACCAAGCAGATTCACGGCGTAGCGCAGTTGTGCAGACACGGCTTCCCGGACGAGCCCACCGCCGTAGGTGTGATCCCACGAGCTGAACTCACGCGCAGCCGTTCGCACCTGTTCGATCTCGGCGAGGCCCACCGTCGACGGGATCGGCGTCGGCTCGATCTTTCCAAGCAGTTCAGCGAGCGGCTGGTGGGTCACTGCCGCCACCGTCACGCCAAGGGCGGCACGAACGAATTCCTGGCGGTTCACATGATCGAGGGTAGCGCCGGAACCCGCAGGCAGCTTGAACCACAGATGTTCGGGCGGGACGGCCAGCACTTCGGCCCAGCGGATCAACTTCGACAGTTGTTCTGGCGCGGGACCCTTCTCGATCCGGCTGAGCTGCGCCTGCGTCAGCCCGAGCCAATTGGCAACAAGTTCCTGCGGCAGTGCGCGGCCATGAAAGGGGTGCGTGCGGTAGGCGAAGATGACCCTCCCTATATGCCAGGTAGCAAGGGCATCGCGCATCTGATCGGTCAGCCAGAAGGCGGGCGGCAAAAGTGGCGGTTGTTGCCGTTGGTCGCGGGACGCGGATTCGCAAGGTGCACAACACGAGTCGTGATTGTAGTTATTCAGCCTCGTCCCGCAACGGGCGCAGTAGCGCTGCATCTGGGGTATCCGCGTCATGATGGCCCGCTCCCGGGTTTCCTGGGGGTTTTCGTCGCCTTCTGCCTTGGTCGGGTGACCCTACCAGCGCTTGACAACAAAGCCTATGCGTTTCATACATACCCCGTATTCGCCTCTGTCGTGGCCGTTTTCGGCCCTTCGACCCACCCTTGGCCCGTCCCGAGAATTGGCCGCTAGGAAAGGGGTAGGCCGTGACATTGTCCCTTGTAGTACCCATATTTGGCCCGCCAGCCGCTGGAAAAACCACCCTCACGCTTCGACTCGGATCCGAACCTGGACGTCGGGTCTTTCGCCTGCGTGAGCATGTATCCAAGGAGGTGCTGGCGGTGACCGCCGCCAGCAGCGAACGGCTGGGATGGATCGACGAGTTCACTGTGATGGAAGCGGTGCGCTTGTACTTCGCCGATGCTGCCTCTAATTCCGGCATCCACACCGTGCTCCTGGATAACTTCCCGGGCTCGGCGAGCCAGGTCGATCAGCTGCTTGCCGCCGTACGGGCAGTTGCACCGAATTGTCATGTCGAGGCG from the Nocardia sp. BMG111209 genome contains:
- a CDS encoding helix-turn-helix domain-containing protein, encoding MPPAFWLTDQMRDALATWHIGRVIFAYRTHPFHGRALPQELVANWLGLTQAQLSRIEKGPAPEQLSKLIRWAEVLAVPPEHLWFKLPAGSGATLDHVNRQEFVRAALGVTVAAVTHQPLAELLGKIEPTPIPSTVGLAEIEQVRTAAREFSSWDHTYGGGLVREAVSAQLRYAVNLLGAGCAEKHRTELHSAVGFLGHTAGFMAFDAYAHADARSMFQLGLTCAEEVGDWHLRGKVLSSMARQAIWCGHPDDGLTFIELAMVRADRLTATERAMLHSARARALAKLHRTEEAVRAVGQADDEFAHASPTNDPPWMSYYDAAQHSGDTGHALFDVALDGRFVGEARQRLETAVAGHTATFVRSRAISGIKLASLTMATGDPVEAASFGQAALVDAGHVRSRRAADDLRELRTLAEPHRQAGEVEELDARIGSALVGA